The following DNA comes from Nocardia sp. XZ_19_385.
TGGCGAAACGCCGTGCGGCGGTGAAGGCTTCCCCTTCCTCGGCGTCATCGGTGCGGAAAACCTCGGTGGCTCCGGCCTTTTCGCAGGCCTCGAGCATGATCTGGGCTTCCCGGGCGGCGAACTCGCCGGGGGCGTCGGAACGGGCCACCAGCAGCCCGGCGGCATTGCGGTCCAAGCCCATTCGCATCTCGTCCTCGACCGCGTTGATCGCGACCGAGTCCATGAATTCGAGCATGGACGGGCGCAGCGTGCCGGTGATCGCGAGAATCGCCTCGGTGGCCGCGGTCAGCGTCGCGAAGCTCGCGACAACGGTGCTCTGCGGCGGTTGCGCGGGCAGCAGGCGCAGCGTCAGCTCGGTGATGATGCCGAGCGTGCCCTCGCTGCCGACGAAAAGTTTGGTCAGTGACAGCCCCGCCGAATCCTTCAGCCGCGGACCGCCGAGTCGCACCACCTTGCCGTCGGCCAGAACGACTTCCATGCCGAGCACGTAGTCGGTGGTCACGCCGTACTTCACACAGCACAGGCCGCCAGCGTTGGTGGCGGCGTTGCCGCCGATGGAGCAGAACTCCAACGACGACGGGTCCGGCGGATACCACAGCCCGTGCTCGGCGACCGCCCGCTTCACCTCGGCGTTGAACAGGCCCGGCTGCACCACCGCGGTCCGGGTGACCGGGTCGACGGTGATGTCGCGCATCCGCTCGGTGGACAGCACGATCCCGCCGTTCAGCGCGGTCGACCCGCCCGAGAGCCCCGAGCCCGCACCGCGCGGCACCACCGGAACCCCGTGCTCGCTCGCCCACCGCAGTGTGGCGACCACATCCTCGGTCGTGCGCGCCCGCACCACCGCCAGCGCTGTGCCGGCCTCCGGATCCAGCGCCCGGTCCTGCCGGTAGGACGCGAGCAGATCCGGGTCGGTGAGCACGGTGCCGTCGGGGAGCCGGTCGATCAGGTCATGCAGGTCCACGGGGTAAACGCTAGTCGCTCGCGGGGACGGTCGAATTGTGGGCTTACCGGAAATCGCCGACCCGGTTACGGTGGTGCCGGGATGTGCTGTGCGAGTGGCCCGGTGGAGCGCCGGAAACCGCGACGTCGGAATTCCCGGTTCAGGGTCGGGGGACCGCTGAGAGATCGAGTGGCGCGCGCGTGCGCCGCGACCGGGAGGGATCACCGTGATGCAGGCCGAATCGCCGAACTACCGCGAGTCGGTGGCCGCGCTCTTCGCCGACGAGTTCGCCGAGGGCAGCGTCGACGTCTCGGCGTTGCGGCGCATCCACGCGGGGGAATTCGGGGAGTGGCTCACCGCGCTCGACCGGTCCGGATTGTTCGGCAAGGACGCGCTCACGACCATCGGCGACCAGTGGCGCGGTGACCCGCGGCTGCTGCTGGACGCGCTGCTCAGCGATTCCGACGATGTGACCCGGCGGCGCTGGCTGATGGCATGGTCGGCGCTGGACCGCCCGGAGCCGCTGGGCCAGATCGGCTGAGCCCGGGTTTGCTCGCTGCTCACCTTCTCGTCATCTCACGCTGGCAGCGTGGACCTGTGCTCGAGACGGCTTCCACCGACACCCTCGCGGACCGGTTCACCCGGGCCTGCGCGGCGGCCGTCGCCCGGCTGCCGTGGGGCCTGAATCGTTTTGTCGCCCCGACCTTCCTGGGCTTCGCGCTGATCAACAGCTTCACCTTCGCGGTCGATCTGGCCCTGCTCACGCTGTGCCGCAGCGGGCTCGGCCTGCCGCTGTGGTTGTCGATCACCGTGGGATATCTGTGCGCGTTCGGCCTGGCGTTCGTGCTGAACCGGACGTTCAACTTCCACTCGCACGCCCCGGTCGGCAAGCAGGCCGCGGTCTACGTCGTGGTCGTGATCATCAACTACCTGGCCTTCATCCTCGGCGTCGGTACCGGCCTGACGGCCCTCGGCCTGGACTATCGCCTGTCCCGGCTGCTGGCGGGCGCTTGTGAGGCGGTCTACATGTACTCGGCGCTGCGCTGGGTTGTGTTCCGCCGCTAGGGAAGTACTTCCAGACGGTCCCCGTCGACGACGACCACACCGTCATCGGTGAGGGGCCAGTGCGGGATCCCGGCGGCCCGGTAGTCGGCGACGAGCCGATTGCCGAAGTCGGCGGGATCGAGGTCCGAACCCACGTGCGGGACGATTCGGTGGTCGACCAAACCCAGTCCATCCCAGCGTGTTTCGATCCCGCAGGCGCTTTGCACCTCGGCCGGGTCGTCACTGGATTCCAGTCCGTGCAGATCCGGCGTCAGCAGGCAGGCGCCCGCGCTGTACCCCGAGTAGACCAGCGCGTCCTCGGCCAGCAGCCGGGGCAGCACGACATCGGCTCCGCTGCGGGCGAATTGGGCACGCAACACGAAGGTGTTCCCGCCGCGCACCCACAGCAGCGGAAACTCCCGCAGTGCCCGCTCCAGTTCCGTTGGCTGCGCGAGGAAGTCGCGCAGATCCAGCACCTCCGGCGTGTATCCGAGCTTGCGCAGCGGCACGAAATCGCTGGTGACCGCCGACTCCCAGGCATCCGGCCAGGCGTCACAGGCGTTGGGGATCACCGCGACCCGTCCGGGCTCGCCCACTAACGCGGCGAGCCGGTCGGCGTGCGCCCCGAATCGATAGCTGGCCAGGAACAGCCGCATCAGAGGGTGAAGGCCAGACTGCGGACCAGCCTGTTCCCGAGCTCCTCGTCGCCACTGATCTCGATCTCGTCCAGGTGTTCGTCAGCGGTGGCCCGGCCGCCACCCAGACGCACGAAAAGTCTGGAGTCCAAACGGATCTGCACCGTGGGGGGCTCGTCGAAGGCGTCCACGTAGCCGGCTCGCCCGGCGACCTGAATGCGCAGGGGCCGGGCATGCGGGCCGGTCAGTTCGAACAAGATCCGGGAACCTTCCGGGGCTTTGCCGAGTTTGCCGACCGCGCGCGGCACGGAGACAAGGAATTCTTCGAATGCCACCGCACCCCGCTTGCCGCCCTCCTCGACGCTGACGCCGAGCGCGTCGGCCAGGTCGAGTTCGTGCATCCAGCAGTCGAATAACCGCACTCGCATGAACCGCCCGTAGGGCACCTGCCCGATCGGTGACTGCGTCGGCACGGTCCAGGCCTCGGTGCTCATCTCCGACAACGCTTTCCGCCGCCGGTCGGTCACCTCGTCATAGAGTTCGAACAACCGAGCGCCGGACAGCGGCCGCAGCCGATCGATCCAGATCTCGTTGAGCACCGCGATCTCGTTGCGCACATGCGGCAGCGTCCGTACATCGGTCTTGGGCCGCATCGGATCATGCTGCGGCGGTTGCTCCCCGAGCAGCCAGGATTCGGTGCCGGCTACATGCGCGACCACGTCGAACACCGTCCAGCCGGGCAGCGGCGACGGTGTGCGCCAGCGGTCTTCGGGCAGATCGGTGACCAGCGCGGCGATGGCGTCCCACTGCTGCGACAGCAGTGTGGTCAGCTCGGCTCGATCCAGCGTCATGCCTGGGTCCCTTCCACGGGGTCGGTGTCTTCGGTTGCCAGCGCGGCGATTCCGGTGCGGATCGCGGCGGCGGTCCCCTCCGGATCATGCGGGCGGCGCAGCAGCAACCCCTTGGCGAAACTCAGTTTGTCGCCGTTGCGGCGGGGGATGACATGCAGGTGCACGTGCGCGACGGTCTGAAAGGCGGCCTTGCCATCGTTCATCACCAGATTCGCGCCGTTGGCGGCGAGGGTACTGCGGCGCATGGCCAGCGCCAGCCGGTGTCCGGCGCGGAAGATGCGCGCCCCGGTTTCGGCGTCGAGGTCTTCGAGTTCGGCGGCGTGCGCCTTGGGAATGATCAGTGTGTGACCGCGGGCGATGGGCCGAATGTCGAGAAACGCACACAGGGTGTCGTCCTCGTAGACCTTTGTCGCCGGCGCGGTACCCGCCACGATGCGGCAGAAGACGCAATCCTTCACGAGCCAGACCATACGGCGTACGACGGGAACTCGACAGTCCACGGCATGATGCGCGTCACGCTGGGCAGTCCTGACCTGGTGAACCGCCCATTCAGCGGATTTCGGACACTGCTTGT
Coding sequences within:
- a CDS encoding maleylpyruvate isomerase family mycothiol-dependent enzyme, encoding MTLDRAELTTLLSQQWDAIAALVTDLPEDRWRTPSPLPGWTVFDVVAHVAGTESWLLGEQPPQHDPMRPKTDVRTLPHVRNEIAVLNEIWIDRLRPLSGARLFELYDEVTDRRRKALSEMSTEAWTVPTQSPIGQVPYGRFMRVRLFDCWMHELDLADALGVSVEEGGKRGAVAFEEFLVSVPRAVGKLGKAPEGSRILFELTGPHARPLRIQVAGRAGYVDAFDEPPTVQIRLDSRLFVRLGGGRATADEHLDEIEISGDEELGNRLVRSLAFTL
- a CDS encoding FAD-binding oxidoreductase, translated to MDLHDLIDRLPDGTVLTDPDLLASYRQDRALDPEAGTALAVVRARTTEDVVATLRWASEHGVPVVPRGAGSGLSGGSTALNGGIVLSTERMRDITVDPVTRTAVVQPGLFNAEVKRAVAEHGLWYPPDPSSLEFCSIGGNAATNAGGLCCVKYGVTTDYVLGMEVVLADGKVVRLGGPRLKDSAGLSLTKLFVGSEGTLGIITELTLRLLPAQPPQSTVVASFATLTAATEAILAITGTLRPSMLEFMDSVAINAVEDEMRMGLDRNAAGLLVARSDAPGEFAAREAQIMLEACEKAGATEVFRTDDAEEGEAFTAARRFAIPAVEKIGPLLLEDVGVPLPRLGDLITGIAAIAARNDVLVSLIAHAGDGNTHPLIVHDPTDADNTARAHKAFGEIMDLAIELGGTITGEHGVGRLKKAWLPNQLGPDVMDLTRRIKDALDPQGILNPGSIL
- a CDS encoding Type 1 glutamine amidotransferase-like domain-containing protein; translation: MRLFLASYRFGAHADRLAALVGEPGRVAVIPNACDAWPDAWESAVTSDFVPLRKLGYTPEVLDLRDFLAQPTELERALREFPLLWVRGGNTFVLRAQFARSGADVVLPRLLAEDALVYSGYSAGACLLTPDLHGLESSDDPAEVQSACGIETRWDGLGLVDHRIVPHVGSDLDPADFGNRLVADYRAAGIPHWPLTDDGVVVVDGDRLEVLP
- a CDS encoding GtrA family protein gives rise to the protein MLETASTDTLADRFTRACAAAVARLPWGLNRFVAPTFLGFALINSFTFAVDLALLTLCRSGLGLPLWLSITVGYLCAFGLAFVLNRTFNFHSHAPVGKQAAVYVVVVIINYLAFILGVGTGLTALGLDYRLSRLLAGACEAVYMYSALRWVVFRR
- a CDS encoding HIT family protein; translated protein: MKDCVFCRIVAGTAPATKVYEDDTLCAFLDIRPIARGHTLIIPKAHAAELEDLDAETGARIFRAGHRLALAMRRSTLAANGANLVMNDGKAAFQTVAHVHLHVIPRRNGDKLSFAKGLLLRRPHDPEGTAAAIRTGIAALATEDTDPVEGTQA